One Brassica napus cultivar Da-Ae chromosome A1, Da-Ae, whole genome shotgun sequence genomic region harbors:
- the LOC125577317 gene encoding uncharacterized protein LOC125577317 isoform X2, which yields MSTPRNGFSKHQRAEKVCGQRGPNWILIAGGALLSTLSIRFGYKLKQSPLFKPPHQSNASPGFKANGTSERQRCCCLHSSTTSSCAKNNGYSCFRSVPDALAVNSDGRYLTTRGVDRHVHKEGRQGREA from the exons atGAGTACACCAAGAAACGGCTTTTCCAAGCATCAGAGAGCTGAGAAAGTCTGTGGTCAGAGAGGGCCTAATTGGATCCTAATCGCAGGTGGAGCCTTGTTGAGCACTCTGTCCATTCGCTTTGGCTACAAGCTTAAGCAGTCGCCTCTTTTCAAACCTCCTCATCAGTCTAATGCCTCTCCTGGATTTAAAG CCAATGGAACATCTGAGAGGCAAAGATGTTGTTGTTTGCACTCCTCCACCACGTCTTCCTGTGCAAAGAATAATGGTTATTCCTGCTTCCGCTCCGTTCCAG ATGCTTTAGCTGTTAACTCTGATGGTCGTTACTTGACGACTAGAGGAGTTGATCGCCATGTTCATAAG GAAGGTAGACAAGGCAGA
- the LOC125577317 gene encoding uncharacterized protein LOC125577317 isoform X1, whose product MSTPRNGFSKHQRAEKVCGQRGPNWILIAGGALLSTLSIRFGYKLKQSPLFKPPHQSNASPGFKANGTSERQRCCCLHSSTTSSCAKNNGYSCFRSVPDALAVNSDGRYLTTRGVDRHVHKFVYCVTGR is encoded by the exons atGAGTACACCAAGAAACGGCTTTTCCAAGCATCAGAGAGCTGAGAAAGTCTGTGGTCAGAGAGGGCCTAATTGGATCCTAATCGCAGGTGGAGCCTTGTTGAGCACTCTGTCCATTCGCTTTGGCTACAAGCTTAAGCAGTCGCCTCTTTTCAAACCTCCTCATCAGTCTAATGCCTCTCCTGGATTTAAAG CCAATGGAACATCTGAGAGGCAAAGATGTTGTTGTTTGCACTCCTCCACCACGTCTTCCTGTGCAAAGAATAATGGTTATTCCTGCTTCCGCTCCGTTCCAG ATGCTTTAGCTGTTAACTCTGATGGTCGTTACTTGACGACTAGAGGAGTTGATCGCCATGTTCATAAG TTTGTGTATTGTGTTACAGGAAGGTAG
- the LOC106454953 gene encoding EEF1A lysine methyltransferase 4-like translates to MATETSTQSYSEKWYWDDRYTNESDPFDWYQNYPSLSPLINLYLPHPTHRALVIGCGNSAFSEGMVDDGYGDVVNIDISSVVIDAMNKKYSDRPQLKYLKMDVRDMKAFQDASFDAVIDKGTLDSILCGSNSRQHSTQMLEEVWRVLKDKGVYILITYGAPNYRLRLFKESSCSWTTKLHVIDKSLTGQPLETPKWELTKPIPLDDEGSSVESAIGKSPDVHYIYVCIKDEALKTETDAA, encoded by the exons ATGGCGACAGAGACGTCGACGCAATCATACAGCGAGAAATGGTACTGGGACGACCGCTACACGAACGAGTCCGATCCCTTCGATTGGTACCAGAACTATCCCTCATTGTCTCCTCTCATCAATCTCTACCTCCCTCACCCCACTCACCGAGCCCTCGTCATCGGCTGCGGAAACTCAG CGTTCAGCGAGGGGATGGTGGATGACGGGTACGGAGATGTAGTCAACATCGATATCTCCTCTGTCGTGATCGACGCCATGAACAAGAAATACTCCGACCGTCCTCAGCTCAAAT atttGAAGATGGATGTGCGTGATATGAAGGCGTTTCAAGATGCTTCCTTTGATGCTGTGATTGATAAAG GAACCTTAGACTCCATTTTG tgtGGGAGCAACTCTAGGCAACACTCAACGCAAATGCTTGAGGAGGTTTGGag GGTACTCAAGGATAAAGGAGTCTACATCCTG ATTACATATGGAGCGCCGAACTACCGTCTTCGGCTGTTTAAAGAATCATCATGCTCTTGGACAACCAAACTCCATGTGATAG ACAAAAGTTTGACAGGTCAACCATTAGAAACGCCAAAGTGGGAACTGACAAAACCCATTCCTCTAGATGACGAGGGAAGTTCAGTGGAATCTGCAATTGGCAAAAGCCCTGATGTCCACTACATTTACGTATGTATCAAG GATGAAGCGTTAAAGACGGAGACAGATGCAGCCTGA